One Fusobacterium nucleatum genomic window carries:
- the minD gene encoding septum site-determining protein MinD has protein sequence MGARVIVITSGKGGVGKTTTTANIGAGLAEKGHKVLLIDTDIGLRNLDVVMGLENRIVYDLVDVIEERCRISQAFIKDKRCPNLVLLPAAQIRDKNDVSLEQMKNLVDSLKASFDYILIDCPAGIEQGFKNAIVAADEAIVVTTPEVSATRDADRIIGLLEATGIKDPKLIINRIRIDMVKDKNMLSVEDILDILAIKLLGVIPDDEAVVISTNKGEPLVYKSDSLAAKAFKNIASRIEGIDVPLLDLDIKMSLLDKIKFVLKR, from the coding sequence ATGGGAGCAAGAGTTATTGTAATCACCTCTGGAAAAGGTGGAGTTGGAAAAACAACAACAACTGCAAACATAGGTGCTGGTCTTGCTGAAAAAGGTCATAAAGTTTTGCTTATTGACACAGATATAGGGCTTAGAAACCTAGATGTTGTAATGGGACTAGAAAATAGGATAGTTTATGATTTAGTAGATGTTATAGAAGAAAGATGTAGAATTAGTCAGGCATTCATAAAGGATAAAAGATGTCCAAATTTAGTGTTGTTACCAGCAGCACAAATAAGAGATAAAAATGATGTTTCTCTTGAACAAATGAAAAACCTAGTAGATTCTTTAAAAGCAAGTTTTGATTATATTTTAATTGATTGCCCAGCAGGAATAGAACAAGGATTTAAAAATGCAATAGTTGCAGCAGATGAAGCAATAGTTGTTACAACACCAGAAGTTTCGGCTACAAGAGATGCAGATAGAATAATTGGTTTATTAGAAGCAACAGGAATAAAGGATCCAAAACTTATTATTAATAGAATAAGAATTGATATGGTAAAAGATAAAAATATGTTAAGTGTAGAAGATATACTTGATATATTAGCAATAAAGTTATTGGGAGTAATTCCTGATGATGAAGCTGTTGTAATTTCTACTAATAAAGGTGAACCCCTTGTCTATAAAAGTGATTCATTAGCAGCTAAAGCGTTTAAAAATATAGCTAGTAGAATAGAAGGAATAGATGTGCCACTATTAGACCTAGATATAAAGATGAGTCTATTGGACAAAATAAAATTTGTACTTAAAAGGTGA
- the minE gene encoding cell division topological specificity factor MinE, whose amino-acid sequence MVMLGMLGNIFKKENSKEDAKNRLKLVLIQDRAMLPSGMLESMKDDILQVLSKYVEIEKSKLNIEVCPYDEDPRKIALVANIPILKASDRIK is encoded by the coding sequence ATGGTTATGTTAGGAATGTTAGGTAATATATTTAAAAAAGAAAATTCAAAAGAAGATGCAAAAAATAGATTAAAGCTAGTTTTAATCCAAGACAGAGCAATGTTACCATCGGGTATGTTAGAAAGTATGAAAGATGATATACTACAAGTTTTATCTAAGTATGTTGAAATAGAGAAATCTAAACTAAATATTGAAGTATGTCCTTATGATGAAGATCCTAGAAAAATTGCATTAGTTGCAAATATTCCAATTCTAAAAGCCAGTGATAGAATAAAATAA
- a CDS encoding toxin-antitoxin system YwqK family antitoxin, which translates to MKKILIIFILILSIFSITNAYSEEMHKEYYDSGKILKESHFSNDKKNGKEKIYYENGQISSIKNYKNGVVDGEYIEYYLDGKLKLKGSYKNGLREGEFKTYLMNSKSAGSMFYKNGKEIKSTLTPYMKEDVFFNYHEKTEAQMDIRDKKDGYYHMYYLNGRVMRLVPCNEQGLYDGTFIQYYESGQLAQKGYFKNGLEEGEFIWYYEDGKIKEKAFYKNGVKQ; encoded by the coding sequence ATGAAAAAAATTCTTATTATCTTTATTTTAATATTATCTATATTTTCTATTACTAATGCCTATTCAGAAGAAATGCATAAAGAATACTATGACAGTGGAAAAATATTAAAAGAAAGTCATTTTTCTAATGATAAAAAAAATGGTAAAGAAAAAATATATTATGAAAATGGACAGATTTCAAGTATTAAAAACTATAAAAATGGTGTAGTTGATGGAGAATACATAGAATATTATTTAGATGGCAAGTTAAAACTTAAAGGCTCATATAAAAATGGACTAAGAGAGGGTGAATTTAAAACATATTTAATGAATTCTAAAAGTGCTGGTTCAATGTTTTATAAAAATGGAAAAGAAATAAAATCAACTCTTACACCATATATGAAAGAAGATGTATTTTTTAATTATCATGAAAAAACAGAAGCTCAAATGGATATTAGAGATAAAAAAGATGGCTACTATCATATGTATTATCTTAATGGTAGAGTTATGAGGCTTGTTCCATGTAATGAACAAGGCTTATATGATGGTACATTTATACAATATTATGAGAGTGGACAATTAGCACAAAAAGGTTATTTTAAAAATGGTTTAGAAGAAGGGGAATTTATTTGGTACTATGAAGATGGTAAGATAAAAGAAAAAGCTTTCTATAAAAATGGTGTAAAACAATAA
- the metA gene encoding homoserine O-succinyltransferase — protein MPIRVANDIPAKNQLTEEGIIFMEETRANTQDIRPLDILILNLMPKKEETETQLLRLIGNSPLQINVEFLMVKNHESKNTNLSHIEKFYQFFDDIKDNYYDALIITGAPIEHMDFEEVDYWKELQEIFEWSKTHVFSCLHICWAAQARLYNDYKIAKTIQPEKVFGVFEHETSISSNPLIRGFSDIFLAPHSRHTHIDEKKLASIKELEVLAKSEVGSLLISTEDLRNIFITGHLEYDRETLLGEYKRDKDKGLEIKIPINYFLNNDDTKTPLQTWKTTAHLFYHNWLNAVYQLTPYDLKDLSK, from the coding sequence ATGCCAATTCGTGTTGCAAACGATATACCAGCTAAAAATCAATTAACAGAGGAAGGAATTATCTTTATGGAGGAAACTCGTGCTAATACACAAGATATTCGTCCATTAGATATTTTAATATTAAATTTAATGCCTAAAAAGGAGGAAACAGAAACACAATTACTTCGTCTTATAGGAAACTCACCTTTACAAATCAATGTTGAATTTCTTATGGTAAAAAATCATGAATCAAAAAATACAAATTTAAGTCATATAGAGAAATTTTATCAATTTTTTGATGATATAAAAGATAATTACTATGATGCTTTAATTATTACAGGTGCTCCTATTGAGCATATGGACTTTGAAGAAGTGGACTATTGGAAGGAATTACAAGAAATTTTTGAATGGAGTAAAACTCATGTTTTTTCTTGTTTACATATCTGTTGGGCTGCACAAGCTCGTTTATACAATGACTATAAAATTGCTAAGACTATTCAGCCTGAAAAGGTTTTTGGAGTTTTTGAGCATGAAACTTCTATTTCAAGTAATCCTTTAATAAGGGGTTTTAGTGATATTTTCTTAGCTCCTCATTCAAGACATACTCATATAGATGAAAAAAAATTAGCTTCTATAAAAGAATTAGAAGTTTTGGCAAAATCAGAAGTTGGTTCTTTACTTATCAGTACAGAAGATTTAAGAAATATTTTTATCACAGGACATTTAGAATACGATAGAGAGACTTTATTAGGGGAATATAAAAGAGATAAAGATAAAGGATTAGAAATAAAAATTCCTATAAATTATTTCCTAAATAATGATGATACTAAAACACCTTTACAAACTTGGAAAACAACAGCACATTTATTTTATCATAATTGGTTAAATGCTGTTTATCAACTAACTCCTTATGATTTAAAAGACCTTAGTAAGTAA
- the cysE gene encoding serine O-acetyltransferase: protein MNIFSWFKDEFLNIQKKDPAIKSKLEIILYPSLHAIIYHKLAHFLYKCKLFFLARLISQIARFLTGIEIHPGATLGRRVFFDHGMGIVIGETAIVGDDCIIFHGVTLGGLASKKPNKTNNNKRHPTIKNNVLLGAGAKLLGDITIGENVKVGANAVVLNDIPENAIAVGVPARIIVKN from the coding sequence GTGAACATTTTTAGTTGGTTTAAAGATGAATTTTTAAATATTCAGAAGAAGGATCCTGCTATAAAAAGCAAATTAGAAATTATATTATACCCTTCTCTCCATGCAATAATTTATCATAAATTAGCACATTTTCTTTATAAATGTAAGTTATTCTTCTTAGCTAGGCTTATTTCACAGATAGCAAGATTTTTAACTGGAATTGAAATACATCCAGGTGCAACATTAGGAAGAAGAGTATTCTTTGATCATGGTATGGGAATAGTGATTGGAGAAACTGCCATTGTTGGAGATGACTGTATTATTTTTCATGGTGTTACCCTAGGTGGACTTGCATCTAAAAAGCCAAATAAAACAAACAATAATAAAAGGCATCCTACTATAAAAAATAATGTTTTATTAGGGGCAGGAGCAAAACTTTTAGGAGATATAACTATTGGTGAAAATGTAAAAGTTGGAGCAAATGCTGTTGTTCTTAATGATATTCCTGAAAATGCTATTGCAGTTGGAGTCCCAGCTAGAATTATTGTTAAAAATTAA
- the cysK gene encoding cysteine synthase A gives MIYNNLLDLIGNTPVVKVDFKDENIADVYVKLEKFNLSGSVKDRAALGMIEAAEKEGLLKEGSVIIEPTSGNTGIALALIGRLKGYKVIIVMPDTMSIERRATLKAYGAELILTDGTKGMGEAIAIAEKLAAENPNYFLPQQFNNKANPEKHYETTGKELLDDFKVIDAFVAGVGTGGTIVGVANAKRLKERSKDTKVIGVEPSTSAVLSGEKPGKHSIQGIGTGFIPKNYDASVVDEIVKISSEEAFEYAKKASHDFGLFVGISSGANIAAAYQVAKKLGKGKIVVTLAPDGGEKYLSVEAFLTK, from the coding sequence ATGATATACAATAATTTATTAGATTTAATCGGAAACACACCTGTTGTAAAAGTTGATTTTAAAGATGAGAATATTGCTGATGTATATGTAAAACTTGAAAAATTTAATTTAAGTGGAAGCGTTAAAGATAGAGCTGCACTTGGAATGATAGAAGCAGCTGAAAAAGAAGGATTATTAAAAGAAGGTAGTGTTATAATTGAGCCTACATCTGGTAATACAGGAATAGCTCTTGCATTAATTGGAAGATTAAAAGGTTATAAAGTTATAATTGTAATGCCAGACACTATGAGTATTGAAAGAAGAGCTACTTTAAAGGCTTATGGAGCTGAACTTATCTTAACAGATGGAACTAAAGGAATGGGAGAAGCTATTGCAATTGCAGAAAAATTAGCAGCAGAAAATCCTAATTATTTCTTACCACAACAATTTAATAATAAAGCTAATCCAGAAAAACACTATGAAACAACTGGAAAAGAACTTTTAGATGATTTTAAGGTTATTGATGCTTTTGTTGCAGGAGTTGGAACTGGTGGAACTATTGTTGGAGTTGCAAATGCAAAAAGATTAAAAGAAAGATCAAAAGATACTAAAGTTATTGGAGTTGAACCAAGTACATCTGCTGTACTTTCAGGAGAAAAACCTGGTAAACATAGTATTCAAGGTATAGGAACTGGATTTATTCCTAAAAACTATGATGCCTCTGTTGTAGATGAAATTGTAAAGATTTCTTCTGAAGAAGCATTTGAATATGCTAAAAAAGCTTCTCATGATTTTGGACTATTTGTAGGTATTTCATCAGGAGCAAACATTGCAGCAGCTTATCAAGTTGCTAAAAAATTAGGAAAAGGTAAAATTGTTGTAACATTAGCTCCAGATGGTGGAGAAAAATATCTATCAGTTGAAGCATTTCTAACAAAATAA
- a CDS encoding DUF262 domain-containing protein: protein MSFQTPITIKGALDKIQENKYLLPAIQREFVWKSWQIEKLFDSLINDYPIGSFLFWEVKEPKNYKFYEFIKKYDQRETNHNHEISLTDNREVIAILDGQQRLTALYIGLLGTYTEKLPYYRWDNPKAFPDKYLCLNLLDKNDDEIEEDTSKYEFKFCSKKEIEKRDNKNFWFKVGDILKLGSIYDITRKCIEILKEYPDEIIKNASDKLSKLHNVIYNKPIINYYLEEENNLDKVLNIFLRVNSMGTKLNYSDLLLSIATAQWQERDAREEINKLVDELNKIGDGFDIDKDFVLRASLYLIKEIKNIRFKVDNFKKENMDLIEENWDNIANSLDITLKLLKSFGYNKDNLSAYTPVLPVALYILENNIDYKIINHSSFNEDRELIKEWIIKSTLKRIFTGSENIAKIVRDVVLENGENLFPLKKIKEKLKMIPGRSINFSEEEVESLLDYGYYNEGTFSILQLLYPNLDYRNKFHIDHIYPKSKFNQKYLKKQNVDFSQLYDSNYLANLQLLEGN, encoded by the coding sequence ATGTCATTTCAAACACCAATAACAATAAAGGGAGCACTAGATAAAATTCAAGAAAATAAGTATTTACTACCTGCAATTCAAAGAGAATTTGTTTGGAAATCTTGGCAAATAGAAAAATTATTTGATTCTTTAATAAATGATTACCCAATAGGCTCATTTCTATTTTGGGAAGTAAAAGAACCTAAAAATTATAAATTTTATGAATTTATAAAAAAATATGATCAAAGAGAAACTAACCATAATCACGAAATATCCTTAACAGATAATAGAGAAGTTATAGCTATTTTAGATGGACAACAAAGATTAACTGCTTTATATATAGGTCTATTAGGAACTTATACAGAAAAATTACCTTATTATCGTTGGGATAATCCAAAAGCATTTCCAGATAAATATTTATGTTTAAATTTACTTGATAAAAATGATGATGAAATTGAAGAAGATACAAGTAAATATGAGTTCAAATTTTGTAGCAAAAAGGAAATAGAGAAAAGAGATAATAAAAACTTTTGGTTTAAAGTTGGGGATATTTTAAAATTAGGGTCTATCTATGATATTACAAGAAAATGTATAGAGATTTTGAAGGAATATCCAGATGAAATTATAAAGAATGCTTCTGATAAGTTATCTAAGCTACATAATGTAATATATAACAAACCTATAATTAATTATTATTTAGAAGAAGAAAACAATTTAGATAAAGTTTTAAATATTTTTTTAAGAGTAAATAGTATGGGAACAAAATTAAATTATTCAGATTTATTGTTATCAATAGCAACGGCTCAATGGCAAGAAAGAGATGCAAGAGAAGAAATTAATAAGTTAGTAGATGAGTTAAATAAGATAGGAGATGGATTTGATATAGATAAAGATTTTGTTTTGAGAGCAAGTCTTTATTTAATTAAGGAAATAAAAAACATTAGATTTAAAGTAGATAATTTCAAAAAGGAAAATATGGATTTAATTGAAGAAAATTGGGATAATATAGCTAATTCTTTGGACATAACTTTAAAATTATTAAAATCTTTTGGTTACAATAAAGATAATTTAAGTGCATATACACCAGTTTTGCCAGTTGCACTTTATATTCTAGAAAATAATATTGATTATAAAATAATAAATCATTCATCTTTTAATGAAGATAGAGAATTAATAAAAGAATGGATAATAAAATCAACTTTAAAAAGAATTTTTACAGGTTCAGAGAATATAGCAAAAATAGTTAGAGATGTAGTTTTAGAAAATGGAGAAAACTTATTTCCACTTAAAAAGATAAAAGAAAAATTAAAAATGATTCCTGGAAGATCTATTAATTTTAGTGAAGAAGAGGTAGAAAGCTTATTGGATTATGGATATTACAATGAAGGAACTTTTTCGATATTACAATTATTATACCCTAATTTGGACTATAGAAATAAGTTTCATATAGATCATATTTATCCTAAGTCTAAGTTTAATCAGAAGTATTTAAAAAAGCAAAATGTAGATTTTTCTCAATTATATGATTCTAATTATCTTGCTAATCTTCAATTATTAGAAGGAAATTAA
- a CDS encoding ISL3 family transposase, whose translation MISLSLANFIKTILNIQDDNISFPEEDYCQIIQKGNYVIKVFKGFIKSSYCSCPHCNSKNIVKNGSRERNIKFIPFQNYNIELNLSIQRHICKDCKKTFSPSTSIAKDNSNISNNLKYTIAQELQENISLTFIAKKYNLSISSVQRIMDECYSDFKVNKDYLPETMCIDEFKSVKNIDGAMSFVFADYQTKNIIDIVEDRRLNSLTEYFSRFSLEARNNVKYICMDMYSPYISLVKSIFPESEIVLDKFHIVNLVSRAFNQTRISIMNSLKDDSLKRKLKLFWKLLQKYYPDLCQEPYYCPSFKYKLSTKKKVDYLLEKSPELDVNFNIYQDILQAIRHNNFKRFENIVKKNLAKKEKVSKQMLTALKTLKKYMKYIENMFKSNITNGLIEGLNNKIKSIKRTAFGYSNFSNFKKRILIQAGIISISA comes from the coding sequence GTGATTTCATTGTCTCTAGCTAATTTTATCAAAACTATCTTAAATATTCAAGATGATAATATTTCTTTTCCAGAAGAAGATTATTGTCAGATTATTCAAAAAGGTAATTATGTAATTAAAGTTTTTAAAGGTTTTATTAAATCTAGTTATTGTTCTTGTCCTCATTGTAATTCTAAAAATATTGTTAAAAATGGTTCTAGGGAACGTAATATTAAATTTATTCCTTTTCAAAATTACAATATTGAACTTAATCTTAGTATACAAAGGCATATCTGCAAAGATTGTAAAAAAACTTTTTCTCCTTCTACTAGTATTGCTAAAGATAATTCTAATATTTCTAATAACCTTAAATACACTATTGCGCAAGAACTTCAAGAAAATATTTCTCTTACTTTTATTGCTAAGAAGTACAATCTTTCTATTTCTTCAGTTCAAAGAATTATGGATGAGTGTTACTCTGATTTTAAGGTTAATAAAGACTATTTACCTGAAACTATGTGTATTGACGAGTTTAAATCAGTTAAAAATATTGATGGCGCTATGTCTTTTGTTTTTGCTGATTATCAAACTAAAAATATTATTGATATTGTTGAAGATAGAAGATTAAATTCCTTGACAGAATATTTTTCAAGATTTTCACTTGAAGCTAGGAATAATGTAAAATATATCTGTATGGATATGTATTCTCCATATATTAGTTTAGTAAAATCTATTTTTCCTGAGTCTGAGATAGTATTAGATAAATTTCATATTGTTAATCTAGTTAGTAGAGCATTTAACCAAACTAGAATATCCATAATGAATTCCCTTAAAGATGATTCATTAAAAAGAAAATTAAAACTATTTTGGAAGTTACTCCAAAAATATTATCCTGACCTTTGTCAAGAACCATATTATTGTCCAAGCTTTAAATACAAACTTAGCACTAAGAAAAAAGTGGACTATCTTCTAGAAAAAAGTCCTGAATTAGATGTTAATTTTAATATATATCAAGATATTCTTCAAGCAATAAGACATAATAATTTTAAAAGATTTGAAAATATTGTAAAGAAAAATCTAGCCAAAAAGGAGAAAGTATCTAAACAAATGCTTACAGCTTTAAAGACTTTAAAAAAATATATGAAATATATTGAAAATATGTTTAAATCAAACATTACAAATGGGTTGATAGAAGGTTTAAACAATAAAATTAAGTCAATAAAGAGAACAGCATTTGGATATTCAAATTTTAGTAATTTTAAAAAGCGCATATTAATTCAAGCAGGAATTATATCAATTAGTGCTTAA
- the mgtE gene encoding magnesium transporter, which translates to MEEIIQLLEQNRLAELKEILIKENPIDVAEVFEEFPKEKDLIIFKLLPKDFSSEVFSYLSPEKQQEVIENITDEEIKFIMEDMYLDDTVDFIEEMPANIVDKILKNTSHDKRKLINQMLKYPENSAGSVMTVEYISFKDNYTVKQAIDYYRKIAIDKEETDICFVTDSKKKLVGIISLKTLILSNDDSYIKDEMDTNFVSVLTKDDQEEIAALFRKYDLTTMPVVDHEDRLVGVITVDDIVDVIDQENTEDIQKMAAMNPSDEEYLKESVMSLAKHRILWLLVLMISATFTGMVIKKYEEVLQSAVYLAVFIPMLMDTGGNAGSQSATLVIRGIALEEIEFSDIFKVIWKEFRVSVLVGFILSAVNFVRIYYFTKSGLETSLVVAISMFLTVIMAKVIGGVLPLIAKSLKIDPAIMASPLITTIVDTAALIIYFQLSVIFLHI; encoded by the coding sequence TTGGAAGAAATAATTCAATTGTTAGAACAAAACAGATTAGCTGAACTGAAAGAAATCTTAATTAAGGAAAATCCAATAGATGTTGCAGAAGTTTTTGAGGAATTCCCCAAAGAGAAAGACTTAATTATATTTAAGTTATTACCTAAAGATTTCTCATCAGAAGTTTTTTCTTATTTATCTCCTGAAAAGCAACAAGAAGTTATTGAAAATATAACAGATGAAGAGATAAAATTTATTATGGAAGATATGTATCTTGATGATACTGTGGATTTTATAGAAGAAATGCCAGCAAATATTGTGGACAAGATATTGAAGAATACATCTCATGATAAAAGAAAATTAATAAATCAAATGTTAAAATATCCAGAAAATTCAGCAGGAAGTGTTATGACTGTGGAGTATATATCTTTTAAAGATAATTACACAGTGAAACAAGCAATAGATTATTATAGGAAAATTGCAATAGATAAAGAAGAAACAGATATTTGTTTTGTAACAGATAGTAAGAAAAAGTTAGTGGGTATAATATCATTAAAGACTTTAATTTTATCTAATGATGATTCATATATAAAAGATGAAATGGACACTAATTTTGTAAGTGTACTAACAAAAGATGACCAAGAAGAAATAGCAGCATTATTTAGAAAGTATGATTTGACAACTATGCCAGTTGTAGATCATGAAGATAGACTTGTTGGAGTTATAACAGTAGATGATATAGTTGATGTAATTGACCAAGAAAATACGGAAGATATTCAAAAGATGGCTGCTATGAATCCATCTGATGAAGAATATTTAAAAGAATCTGTGATGTCCCTTGCAAAACATAGAATATTATGGTTATTAGTTCTTATGATTTCTGCCACATTTACAGGTATGGTTATAAAAAAATATGAAGAGGTGTTACAATCAGCAGTTTATCTAGCTGTTTTTATTCCTATGCTTATGGATACAGGAGGTAATGCAGGTTCTCAATCAGCAACTCTTGTTATTCGTGGGATAGCTCTGGAAGAAATAGAATTCTCAGATATATTTAAAGTTATTTGGAAAGAATTTAGAGTAAGTGTTCTAGTTGGATTTATATTATCAGCAGTAAATTTTGTAAGAATTTATTATTTTACAAAGTCAGGTTTAGAAACATCATTAGTCGTAGCTATTAGCATGTTTTTAACAGTGATAATGGCAAAAGTTATAGGGGGAGTTTTACCACTTATAGCAAAATCTTTAAAAATTGACCCTGCTATTATGGCGAGTCCACTTATTACAACAATAGTTGATACAGCAGCACTTATTATATATTTTCAATTATCAGTAATATTTTTACATATATAA
- the tgt gene encoding tRNA guanosine(34) transglycosylase Tgt → MKLPVTYKIEDKDGKARVGVITTPHGEIETPVFMPVGTQATVKTMSKEELLDIGSEIILGNTYHLYLRPNDELIARLGGLHKFMNWDRPILTDSGGFQVFSLGSLRKIKEEGVYFSSHIDGSKHFISPEKSIQIQNNLSSDIAMLFDECPPGLSTREYIIPSIERTTRWAKRCVEAHQKKVSQGLFAIVQGGIYEDLRQKSLDELSEMDENFSGYAIGGLAVGEPREDMYRILDYIVEKCPEEKPRYLMGVGEPVDMLNAVESGIDMMDCVQPTRLARHGTVFTKDGRLVIKSERYKEDTKPLDEECDCYVCKNYSRAYIRHLIKVQEVLGLRLTSYHNLYFLIKLMKDAREAIKEKRFKKFKENFIKRYENKK, encoded by the coding sequence ATGAAATTACCAGTAACATATAAAATAGAAGATAAGGATGGAAAGGCAAGAGTAGGAGTGATAACAACTCCTCATGGTGAAATAGAAACACCTGTTTTTATGCCTGTGGGAACACAAGCTACTGTAAAAACTATGTCAAAAGAAGAATTACTTGATATAGGCAGTGAAATAATTTTAGGAAATACTTATCATCTTTATTTAAGACCAAATGATGAACTGATAGCTAGATTAGGGGGACTTCACAAATTTATGAATTGGGATAGGCCAATTCTTACTGATAGTGGAGGTTTCCAAGTTTTTAGTTTAGGTTCACTTAGAAAAATAAAAGAAGAAGGGGTGTATTTTAGTTCACATATAGATGGTTCTAAACATTTTATATCTCCTGAAAAATCTATACAGATACAAAATAATTTGAGCTCTGATATAGCTATGCTTTTTGATGAATGTCCACCAGGACTTTCAACAAGGGAATATATAATTCCTTCAATAGAAAGAACTACAAGGTGGGCAAAAAGATGTGTTGAAGCTCATCAAAAAAAAGTTAGCCAAGGACTATTTGCAATAGTTCAAGGTGGAATCTATGAAGATTTAAGACAAAAAAGTTTAGATGAATTAAGTGAAATGGATGAAAATTTTTCTGGTTATGCAATAGGTGGACTTGCTGTTGGTGAGCCAAGAGAAGATATGTATAGAATACTTGATTATATTGTAGAAAAATGTCCAGAAGAAAAACCTAGATATTTAATGGGAGTTGGAGAACCTGTTGATATGTTAAATGCAGTTGAAAGTGGTATAGATATGATGGATTGTGTTCAACCAACTAGACTTGCAAGACATGGAACGGTTTTTACAAAAGATGGTAGACTTGTTATAAAAAGTGAAAGATATAAGGAAGATACAAAGCCACTAGATGAAGAATGTGATTGCTATGTATGTAAAAATTATTCAAGAGCTTATATAAGACATCTAATAAAAGTGCAAGAAGTTTTAGGACTTCGTTTAACATCTTATCATAACTTATATTTTTTAATTAAACTTATGAAAGATGCAAGGGAAGCAATAAAAGAAAAAAGATTTAAAAAATTTAAAGAAAATTTTATAAAAAGATATGAAAATAAAAAGTAA